The Oncorhynchus masou masou isolate Uvic2021 chromosome 6, UVic_Omas_1.1, whole genome shotgun sequence genome has a window encoding:
- the smpd2b gene encoding sphingomyelin phosphodiesterase 2 isoform X1: MADSNTIRLRVFSLNCWGIRYLSKHCRERYAMIGELLSREEHDIVLLQEVWSEKDFLCLKRKLSSTHPHSHYFKSGVIGSGMATFSRHRIHDAFLYRYSLNGYPYMAHHGDWFGGKAVGMVILNIGRLAAHVYVTHLHAEYCREKDSYLPHRVVQAWELQQFIRHTSSGADLVILAGDLNLHPQDLGNRLLRTYTGLRDSYTETAKFDGCEDGITLIADNPFINPKELCPFKKGIRIDYILYKGSGRVSIQCESLSTTKGSVPDHPFPYSDHEALSAELQLQTLTQQAGGDETRGEQDCAAGKLAELVDIVTEARTEVKVGLYCAERMRYTAARTGVMGMALLLLELAIAAVPWLALRADQPFPRASFYLLGVLCFAILITTFLLYIFYTMELKALQGAEDQMRLAVGSLQERLRGFPLAQPLNRLCRPLDGQDPCPLEPEE, encoded by the exons ATGGCTGACAGCAACACCATCAGGCTCCGAGTCTTCTCCCTCAACTGCTG GGGTATCCGTTACCTCAGCAAGCACTGTCGGGAGCGCTACGCCATGATCGGAGAGCTTTTGAGCAGAGAGGAGCACGATATTGTCCTGCTGCAAGAG gtctggagtgaaaAAGACTTCCTCTGCTTGAAAAGGAAACTTTCCTCTACCCATCCGCACTCCCATTACTTCAAAAG TGGAGTCATAGGCAGTGGAATGGCCACGTTCTCCAGACATAGAATCCATGACGCATTTCTCTACCGCTATTCATTAAACGGCTACCCATACATG GCCCACCATGGAGACTGGTTTGGAGGCAAAGCTGTGGGGATGGTCATATTAAACATAGGCAGACTGGCAGCACACGTCTACGTCACACAT CTGCATGCAGAGTACTGCAGGGAGAAAGACTCCTACTTACCTCATAGAGTGGTACAGGCCTGGGAGCTGCAGCAGTTTATTCG TCATACCTCCAGTGGAGCAGATCTGGTGATTTTGGCCGGAGATCTGAACCTGCATCCCCAGGACCTTGGCAACCGGTTGCTACGGACATACACTGGCCTCCGGGACAGTTACACAGAGACTGCCAAGTTTGAT GGCTGTGAGGACGGCATCACTCTTATAGCAGATAACCCTTTCATCAATCCCAAAGAGCTCTGCCCCTTCAAGAAGGGCATCAGAATAGATTACATCCTCTACAAG GGGTCAGGAAGAGTGTCCATCCAGTGTGAGTCTCTGTCAACCACCAAGGGTTCTGTCCCTGACCATCCCTTCCCTTACTCTGACCACGAGGCCCTTAGTGCAGAGCTGCAGCTGCAGACTCTGACCCAACAGGCAGGAGGAGACGAGACCAGAGGTGAGCAGGACTGTGCTGCAG GTAAGCTGGCTGAGCTGGTGGACATTGTGACGGAAGCCCGTACTGAGGTGAAGGTGGGCCTGTACTGTGCCGAGAGGATGCGCTACACGGCAGCTCGTACCGGGGTGATGGGCATGGCCCTGCTGCTGTTGGAGCTGGCCATTGCTGCTGTTCCCTGGCTGGCCCTGAGAGCTGACCAGCCCTTCCCCCGGGCCTCCTTTTACCTATTGGGGGTGCTGTGCTTTGCCATCCTGATCACCACCTTCCTGCTCTACATCTTCTACACCATGGAGTTGAAGGCTCTACAGGGGGCAGAGGACCAGATGAGGCTGGCTGTGGGGAGCCTCCAGGAAAGGCTGAGGGGATTCCCCCTTGCCCAGCCTCTGAACCGCCTCTGTAGGCCACTGGACGGACAGGACCCCTGCCCTCTGGAGCCAGAGGAAtag
- the smpd2b gene encoding sphingomyelin phosphodiesterase 2 isoform X2, with translation MADSNTIRLRVFSLNCWGIRYLSKHCRERYAMIGELLSREEHDIVLLQEVWSEKDFLCLKRKLSSTHPHSHYFKSGVIGSGMATFSRHRIHDAFLYRYSLNGYPYMAHHGDWFGGKAVGMVILNIGRLAAHVYVTHLHAEYCREKDSYLPHRVVQAWELQQFIRHTSSGADLVILAGDLNLHPQDLGNRLLRTYTGLRDSYTETAKFDGCEDGITLIADNPFINPKELCPFKKGIRIDYILYKGSGRVSIQCESLSTTKGSVPDHPFPYSDHEALSAELQLQTLTQQAGGDETRGKLAELVDIVTEARTEVKVGLYCAERMRYTAARTGVMGMALLLLELAIAAVPWLALRADQPFPRASFYLLGVLCFAILITTFLLYIFYTMELKALQGAEDQMRLAVGSLQERLRGFPLAQPLNRLCRPLDGQDPCPLEPEE, from the exons ATGGCTGACAGCAACACCATCAGGCTCCGAGTCTTCTCCCTCAACTGCTG GGGTATCCGTTACCTCAGCAAGCACTGTCGGGAGCGCTACGCCATGATCGGAGAGCTTTTGAGCAGAGAGGAGCACGATATTGTCCTGCTGCAAGAG gtctggagtgaaaAAGACTTCCTCTGCTTGAAAAGGAAACTTTCCTCTACCCATCCGCACTCCCATTACTTCAAAAG TGGAGTCATAGGCAGTGGAATGGCCACGTTCTCCAGACATAGAATCCATGACGCATTTCTCTACCGCTATTCATTAAACGGCTACCCATACATG GCCCACCATGGAGACTGGTTTGGAGGCAAAGCTGTGGGGATGGTCATATTAAACATAGGCAGACTGGCAGCACACGTCTACGTCACACAT CTGCATGCAGAGTACTGCAGGGAGAAAGACTCCTACTTACCTCATAGAGTGGTACAGGCCTGGGAGCTGCAGCAGTTTATTCG TCATACCTCCAGTGGAGCAGATCTGGTGATTTTGGCCGGAGATCTGAACCTGCATCCCCAGGACCTTGGCAACCGGTTGCTACGGACATACACTGGCCTCCGGGACAGTTACACAGAGACTGCCAAGTTTGAT GGCTGTGAGGACGGCATCACTCTTATAGCAGATAACCCTTTCATCAATCCCAAAGAGCTCTGCCCCTTCAAGAAGGGCATCAGAATAGATTACATCCTCTACAAG GGGTCAGGAAGAGTGTCCATCCAGTGTGAGTCTCTGTCAACCACCAAGGGTTCTGTCCCTGACCATCCCTTCCCTTACTCTGACCACGAGGCCCTTAGTGCAGAGCTGCAGCTGCAGACTCTGACCCAACAGGCAGGAGGAGACGAGACCAGAG GTAAGCTGGCTGAGCTGGTGGACATTGTGACGGAAGCCCGTACTGAGGTGAAGGTGGGCCTGTACTGTGCCGAGAGGATGCGCTACACGGCAGCTCGTACCGGGGTGATGGGCATGGCCCTGCTGCTGTTGGAGCTGGCCATTGCTGCTGTTCCCTGGCTGGCCCTGAGAGCTGACCAGCCCTTCCCCCGGGCCTCCTTTTACCTATTGGGGGTGCTGTGCTTTGCCATCCTGATCACCACCTTCCTGCTCTACATCTTCTACACCATGGAGTTGAAGGCTCTACAGGGGGCAGAGGACCAGATGAGGCTGGCTGTGGGGAGCCTCCAGGAAAGGCTGAGGGGATTCCCCCTTGCCCAGCCTCTGAACCGCCTCTGTAGGCCACTGGACGGACAGGACCCCTGCCCTCTGGAGCCAGAGGAAtag